A stretch of the Vitis vinifera cultivar Pinot Noir 40024 chromosome 16, ASM3070453v1 genome encodes the following:
- the LOC100245187 gene encoding WD repeat-containing protein YMR102C, producing the protein MMSSLSENEDEQYQYFDAHDDMDAASLSDSSSDCNDNPNSSSGFNNYASRAFQYDVWAGSPGSVKERRNKFLNWMGLSLDRFSCDNSVDVCSDSLGGGVDRVRESSGAVLRTLGFEDEFCSSRSSMSRWSNEQDESGLQEKFVCRIGNLDVGAEFDVDEMGEGSEVSEFREVGLDRLVTINECQNISDSLLSSSVQQVIQREIEEASNPVGAAKRVKKGWLSRLRSMSCIMDRHGEIHNLTTNDTNPIPGARIQRVRVRQCRKQMKELSALYKGQDIQAHEGSILSMKFSPDGKYLASAGEDGIVRIWQVVEDERSNDHDIPEIDPMCIYFTVNHLSELTPLFAEKEKLSKLRSLRKTSDSACVIFPPKVFRILEKPLHEFHGHSSEILDLSWSNNNYLLSSSIDKTVRLWRVGCDHCLKIFSHNNYVTCVQFNPVDDNYFISGSIDGKVRIWAIPGCQVVDWTDIREMVTAVCYRPDGQGGIVGSMTGTCRFYNVSDNHLQLESQMCLHGKKKSLCKRITGFQFSPQDPSTVMVTCADSQVRILHGTNVIGKYKGLRNAGNQMSASFTSDGKHIVSACDDSNVYVWNCSNEGEPALSQSKSIRAFEHFLTNASVAIPWCGMKYGNPENGWQFHALDESSPNTLPFPSPASFSLSQEFFSESFPKGSATWPEEKLPTSSLVSVPSKIHKSEHKFLKACQSTSSSHAWGLVIVTAGWDGRIRSFHNYGLPAPL; encoded by the exons ATGATGAGTAGCTTAAGTGAAAATGAGGATGAGCAATACCAATATTTCGATGCCCATGATGATATGGATGCTGCATCGCTGTCAGATTCCAGTTCTGATTGCAATGACAATCCCAATTCTAGCTCTGGTTTCAATAATTATGCTTCCAGAGCTTTTCAATATGATGTATGGGCTGGGAGCCCAGGAAGCGTGAAAGAGCGTCGTAACAAGTTCTTGAATTGGATGGGGTTGAGCTTAGATAGGTTTTCATGCGATAATTCTGTAGATGTATGTAGTGATTCATTGGGAGGAGGGGTTGATAGGGTTAGAGAGAGTAGTGGGGCGGTGTTGAGAACCTTGGGTTTTGAGGATGAGTTTTGTTCTAGTCGGTCCTCCATGTCACGTTGGTCGAATGAGCAGGATGAGTCTGGTTTGCAGGAGAAATTTGTATGTAGAATTGGGAATTTGGATGTTGGAGCAGAGTTTGATGTGGATGAAATGGGGGAGGGTAGTGAGGTGAGTGAATTTCGAGAAGTGGGTTTGGACCGATTGGTGACAATTAATGAATGTCAAAACATTTCTGATTCATTGTTGTCTTCCTCGGTCCAGCAAGTCATTCAAAGGGAAATTGAAGAGGCAAGCAATCCAGTGGGTGCAGCAAAGAGAGTCAAGAAGGGCTGGTTGAGTAGATTGCGTTCCATGTCTTGCATCATGGATAGGCATGGAGAAATTCATAACTTGACGACTAATGACACCAATCCAATTCCGGGGGCCAGGATACAGAGAGTCAGGGTTCGTCAATGCAGGAAGCAGATGAAGGAACTTTCGGCTCTATATAAGGGACAAGATATTCAGGCCCATGAGGGTTCAATCTTGTCAATGAAATTCAGCCCGGATGGGAAGTACCTCGCCAGCGCAGGTGAAGATGGGATTGTTCGGATATGGCAAGTGGTGGAGGATGAGAGATCAAATGATCATGACATTCCGGAAATAGACCCAATGTGCATATACTTCACAGTGAATCATCTTTCTGAATTGACACCCCTCTTTGCCGAAAAAGAGAAACTGAGCAAATTGAGGAGCCTGAGGAAAACATCAGACTCAGCTTGTGTCATTTTCCCACCAAAAGTCTTCAGGATATTGGAGAAACCATTGCATGAGTTCCATGGGCACAGCAGCGAGATCTTGGACCTCTCATGGTCAAATAACAAT TATCtactttcttcatcaattgaTAAAACTGTCCGTCTGTGGCGAGTGGGATGCGACCATTGCCTCAAAATTTTTTCACATAATAATTATG TGACATGCGTTCAGTTTAACCCTGTGGATGATAATTACTTCATCAGTGGATCAATAGATGGAAAAGTTCGGATTTGGGCAATTCCTGGTTGCCAAGTTGTTGATTGGACTGATATAAGAGAAATGGTCACTGCAGTGTGCTATCGCCCTGACGGGCAG GGAGGGATTGTTGGCTCTATGACAGGCACTTGCCGCTTTTACAATGTATCAG ATAATCACTTGCAACTGGAATCTCAGATGTGCTTACATGGTAAAAAGAAATCACTCTGCAAGAGGATTACCGGCTTCCAG TTCTCTCCACAAGACCCTAGCACGGTAATGGTTACATGTGCAGATTCACAAGTCAGAATTCTCCATGGGACCAATGTGATTGGGAAATACAAGG GCCTCCGTAATGCAGGAAACCAGATGTCTGCATCTTTCACCTCAGACGGAAAGCATATAGTTTCAGCATGTGATGATTCCAACGTCTATGTATGGAACTGCAGTAATGAAGGAGAGCCTGCTCTCTCCCAATCAAAAAGCATTAGGGCGTTTGAGCACTTCCTGACCAATGCATCAGTTGCAATACCATGGTGTGGTATGAAATATGGGAACCCTGAAAATGGATGGCAATTTCATGCTCTGGATGAGAGTTCACCCAACACTCTGCCTTTTCCTTCACCTGCTTCATTTTCCCTGAGCCAAGAATTCTTCTCAGAATCTTTTCCCAAGGGATCCGCAACATGGCCAGAGGAAAAACTTCCTACTTCAAGCCTGGTGTCTGTTCCATCTAAAATCCATAAATCTGAACATAAATTTTTGAAAGCTTGCCAGAGCACATCCAGTTCTCATGCATGGGGTCTTGTCATTGTGACTGCAGGCTGGGATGGACGAATCAGGTCATTCCACAATTATGGGTTACCGGCACCTCTCTAA
- the LOC100267488 gene encoding thylakoid lumenal 17.4 kDa protein, chloroplastic, with protein sequence MPTQKKQIHREKMATLSIPLSLQHSSPKRHRFSVPELHSPFRISCSASWDSPELKASSSQFKELKNVAFGILAVCAVTAASPVIAASQRLPPLSTEPNRCERAFVGNTIGQANGVYDKPIDLRFCDYTNEKSNLKGKSLAAALMSEAKFDGADMSEVVMSKAYAVGASFKGVDFTNAVLDRVNFGKANLQGAVFKNTVLSGSTFDQAQLEDAVFEDTIIGYIDLQKICTNTSINADGRAELGCR encoded by the exons ATGCCCacacaaaagaaacaaattcaCAGAGAAAAAATGGCGACCCTCTCGATTCCGCTGTCTCTTCAACACTCCTCTCCAAAACGGCACCGTTTTTCTGTTCCAGAACTGCACTCACCATTCCGAATCAGCTGCTCTG CTAGCTGGGATAGTCCCGAACTAAAGGCAAGCTCATCACAGTTTAAGGAACTTAAAAATGTAGCTTTTGGGATTCTTGCTGTTTGTGCCGTGACTGCTGCCTCGCCTGTCATTGCTGCCAGTCAG AGGCTGCCTCCATTGTCCACAGAACCCAACCGCTGTGAGCGGGCATTTGTTGGAAACACGATCGGTCAAGCAAATGGCGTTTATGACAAGCCAATCGACCTTCGCTTCTGTGACTACACAAACGAGAAATCCAACCTCAAGGGGAAGTCTCTTGCAGCAGCACTCATGTCAGAAGCTAAGTTTGATGGTGCAGACATGTCCGAGGTAGTGATGTCAAAGGCTTATGCCGTTGGAGCCAGCTTCAAAG GCGTAGACTTCACGAATGCGGTTCTGGACCGGGTGAATTTTGGGAAGGCCAATCTCCAAGGAGCTGTGTTCAAGAACACTGTATTATCAGGCTCCACCTTCGACCAAGCTCAGCTGGAAGATGCAGTGTTTGAGGACACCATTATCGGCTACATCGATCTTCAGAAGATTTGTACAAACACCAGCATCAATGCAGACGGAAGAGCTGAGCTCGGATGCCGGTAA
- the LOC100258972 gene encoding uncharacterized protein LOC100258972, with amino-acid sequence MENSSFLSYEKLNGMATWVGTSVASAFFASLERCSCINLSTADMDDDNDDGEEAKDRPLMLTNESPKSDVVNLPV; translated from the coding sequence ATGGAGAATTCCAGCTTCTTGTCCTACGAAAAGCTCAACGGCATGGCGACGTGGGTCGGCACCAGCGTGGCATCAGCCTTCTTCGCGTCTCTGGAGCGCTGCTCCTGCATCAATCTGTCCACGGCCGACATGGACGACGACAACGACGATGGGGAGGAGGCCAAGGACCGGCCTTTGATGCTCACCAATGAGTCCCCGAAAAGCGACGTCGTCAATCTTCCGGTTTGA